TTTTGGGAGGAGAGATTGCCCTAAACTCTTCTTGGGGGCTCAATTTAAGTTTGGGTGTGAAGCAAAATATCTCAGGAAGCAAAGATATTAAAGGAGACTATAAAAATCAAACAATGCTTATAGGAAGTGTTGGAGGAGTGTGGAGATTTTAGGGGGAGAGGAGAAATCTCCTAAAAATCTTGACAATCATTCCATATCATAGTGATTGCATTTGAGAGCGTTTTAAAGGTCGGATCGGTGTAGCTTTTTTGCATAACTAGTATCTTTTTGTTTTTGTGATAGGTGTAAATAACAAGAAAACCGGCAGGAACTGCCTCAATGAATTGCATAACTTCCGGATGTTGCGAAATAGATTCGATGGGAGATAAGCCTGCATTTGCTTCTACAAAGAGGCAATTATTGAGTTTTATTGATAATGGAGAATGTTGTGCTTTGATAGAGTCCATTATTATTGTGTTGAGATCAAAATAGAAGCTTTATTGCAATAAGAAATGAGAGTTGCTAGATAAAAAGATGCAAAGCATTCAAAATGGGCGCTTTTGAGTATCGCGTTTTTATATTTAATTTTTGAGCTAGTTGCATATGTATAAGCTAAGTGTTGATTTGGAAGCTCTTGCGATGAAAGGGGGTATAGCCAAGTTCTTGAATTTTGCTCCTATGTTCTTGGGTGCAATATCCGCTGTGATTTAGGAATCCATATTGAGGATAGAGTGTGTGAATCTCCTCACATTCTTTGTCTTTGGCATGTTTGGCAAGGATGGAGGCTGAAGAGATTTGGTGGATGAGGGCATCCCCCTTAATAAGTGTTTCAAAAGGTATAAACAGGGGAGGTTGAGCCTTGAAAGTGGAATTTCCATCATAGATAAATTTTGTGATTTTGCTTGTTTGAAAAACAGATTCCATCACTTCCTCAAGTGCTTCTTTTAGGCATTGACTTAGGCCTTTTGTATCGATTTCTTGGGCTTCTTTTTTGGCAATGTGGTAGGTCAGCTTATCGCATGATAAAAGGAATTGCGCGATTTGCTCTCTTTGGGACTTTGAGAGTTTTTTGCTATCTTTGATAGTAAGATGAGATAAAGAGGCAATATAGGTTTCTTCATAGGCAACCCCACAAACAAAAAGGCTTCCTCCCACACATCCTCTTCCAGCCTCATCGATTCCGCAAATCATTCAATTCCTCCAAGTGCAAATTCAATAAAACTCAATGCCTCCCAAGCAATTTTGTGTATTTCTCCAGAATCTGAATAATCAAGCGTGATGATTTTGATGGGATCTTTTAATCCTTGATGAGAAAGCTTGGAAAGTTTATCTTCAATGCTTTCTTTTTGAGCAAAGGGGACAAACAAAAATCTTCCAAATTGGGGCACAACAAAGCATCCAAAATCATCATAGTAGATTTCTTGAGTGATTGAGCGTAATTCTAGTACGAACATATTTTCAAGGATGGGGATGATTGTGGGATTGATTGAGAGAGACTTGGGGATTGAAAAATCATAAAAATAAAGTTTTTTGGGTTTGTTGGGATGGAGATGAGGGATAAAAAAAATCATATTTTTTCTTTGGAGATTCTCAAAGAAAAAGTAGACTTTATCTTTGGAGATTTTGTTTGTTTTTTTGAGTATTGTATAGAACTGAAAGATCGTTATTTTTTGGGATTGAAAAGGAATGAGTTTTTCCAAAAGTGTAAAATCATCAAGAAGAGCAAGCTTGAGAATCTCTTGCTTGATTTGTAGTTTTTGATGCTCGCTTGTTGTCGCAATTTGGGGGAGATTCCCATCTTTGATGAAGTTTTTTAGAAGTGTTTGAGTGGAGCTACTTTTGGGATAAAAACTAGCATATTCTAAAAAACTCAGGGAGGGGCAAAAAAGAGAATCAAAAGAGGGGAGAGCGATATTTTCTTGGGATATGAGCAATGTAATGGGAATATTGGGAAAAGTGAAAGAGGGGTGAAAATGATCAATGATTAGGCATTGAATTTTTCGTTCAAGATGAAGTTTAAGGAGCTCTTGTTTGATTATATTGTGTTGTATTCGAGCATCATTGAGATCAAAATAAATGATTGCTTTTTGAGGGAGTTCTAAATTTTGGACATAGTCTAGGGCAAGAGAGGTTTTTCCGCTTCTGGGTGGCCCGTAAATAAGTGTTTTTTGTGAGTGGATTGGATTTTTTCTAGGAAGGGTGTAATGAAGCCTTTCATTCCAAAATTGCGAGAAAAAATGCATCAGCGATCCTTAGTCTTTGATGAAAGTTTTTATTTCCTTAGAAAGAAGGAAATGAATTTTGATAATGTTATCTTAAAAAGGAATGGAAATATTGACACTTTAGAAGTGTTTTTTTATAATCACAGCTTCCAAAATTAACATCAGCATTGTGTTGATGAGTTCTTTAAGTGAGGAAAAATATATGGAAAAAATTAGATTAAAGCTCAAAGCTTACGATCATAGAGTGCTTGATAGATCTGTTGTATCTATTGTTGAGGCTGTAAAGAGAACGGGGTCAGAGATCAGAGGTCCTATTCCATTGCCAACAAAGAAAAGAAGATATACAGTTCTTCGATCTCCACATATCAACAAAGATTCTAGAGAGCAATTTGAAATCAGAATCCACAGCAGAATCATAGACATTATGTCTGCAACACCTGATACTGTGGATAGTTTGATGAGTTTGGACTTGGCTCCAGAGGTTGATGTAGAAGTCATTTCTATGGGTAAAAATTAAGTGTTTTAAGGGTGTCAGATGGAATTTATCGTTCAAAAAATTGGTATGAGTAGAACAATT
This genomic window from Helicobacter kayseriensis contains:
- a CDS encoding ribonuclease HII, encoding MICGIDEAGRGCVGGSLFVCGVAYEETYIASLSHLTIKDSKKLSKSQREQIAQFLLSCDKLTYHIAKKEAQEIDTKGLSQCLKEALEEVMESVFQTSKITKFIYDGNSTFKAQPPLFIPFETLIKGDALIHQISSASILAKHAKDKECEEIHTLYPQYGFLNHSGYCTQEHRSKIQELGYTPFHRKSFQINT
- a CDS encoding AAA family ATPase, yielding MHFFSQFWNERLHYTLPRKNPIHSQKTLIYGPPRSGKTSLALDYVQNLELPQKAIIYFDLNDARIQHNIIKQELLKLHLERKIQCLIIDHFHPSFTFPNIPITLLISQENIALPSFDSLFCPSLSFLEYASFYPKSSSTQTLLKNFIKDGNLPQIATTSEHQKLQIKQEILKLALLDDFTLLEKLIPFQSQKITIFQFYTILKKTNKISKDKVYFFFENLQRKNMIFFIPHLHPNKPKKLYFYDFSIPKSLSINPTIIPILENMFVLELRSITQEIYYDDFGCFVVPQFGRFLFVPFAQKESIEDKLSKLSHQGLKDPIKIITLDYSDSGEIHKIAWEALSFIEFALGGIE
- the rpsJ gene encoding 30S ribosomal protein S10, whose amino-acid sequence is MEKIRLKLKAYDHRVLDRSVVSIVEAVKRTGSEIRGPIPLPTKKRRYTVLRSPHINKDSREQFEIRIHSRIIDIMSATPDTVDSLMSLDLAPEVDVEVISMGKN